The Thermodesulfobacteriota bacterium genome includes a window with the following:
- a CDS encoding type II toxin-antitoxin system CcdA family antitoxin, with amino-acid sequence MPAHLCDESAPQKAANLSVNSDLLRQARGVEINLSQALEQRLVAPFAHERRQRWREENRAAVSAYNHRIEADDAFSDPVRSP; translated from the coding sequence ATGCCAGCCCATCTCTGCGATGAGAGCGCCCCCCAGAAGGCCGCCAACCTGAGCGTCAACAGCGATCTGCTCCGGCAGGCACGGGGCGTAGAGATCAATCTGTCCCAAGCGCTGGAGCAGCGTCTGGTGGCGCCGTTCGCTCACGAAAGACGACAGCGCTGGCGTGAGGAAAACCGTGCGGCGGTGAGCGCTTACAACCACCGCATCGAGGCGGACGACGCATTCAGCGACCCCGTGCGGAGCCCTTGA
- a CDS encoding N-acetyl sugar amidotransferase produces MAHQPPGKVQYCVRCVMSNQRPRITFDAEGVCSACRYAERKHREIDWVARERQLAALCDRHRSRDGSWDVIVPASGGKDSAFVAHQLKDKYGMHPLTVTWAPNLYTDIGWKNLQALIQSGQDNIMGHPNGLINRRLTRLFFETLGDPFQPFIFGQKSFPVRMAVKYRIPLIMYGENGEVEYGGDKKNENSPTHNLGDDLVRHYFSGIGPEDLLEHGFTPGDLAPYLFPSQEELRESGIQCHFYGYYHKWIPQENYYYAAEHCGFVANPERSEGTYSKYASLDDKLDGFHYYLMFIKFGIGRATSDAAHEIRDGHITREEGVALVRRYDGEFPKRHFRDFLDYCDLTEERFWEIVDRFRSLHLWERTNGVWRLKHQVDNPPAADRRAEIRPHSLPAVVVQ; encoded by the coding sequence ATGGCTCATCAGCCGCCAGGGAAGGTCCAGTACTGCGTCCGTTGCGTGATGTCCAACCAGAGACCGCGCATCACCTTCGACGCTGAAGGGGTCTGCTCCGCCTGCCGCTATGCGGAGCGCAAGCACCGCGAGATCGACTGGGTGGCCCGGGAGCGGCAGCTCGCCGCGCTTTGCGACCGGCACCGCAGCCGGGACGGCTCCTGGGACGTCATTGTGCCGGCCAGTGGCGGCAAGGATTCCGCCTTTGTCGCCCACCAGCTCAAAGACAAGTACGGCATGCATCCCCTGACCGTCACCTGGGCGCCCAACCTCTATACCGACATCGGCTGGAAGAATCTCCAGGCCCTCATCCAGTCCGGCCAGGACAACATCATGGGCCACCCCAACGGCCTCATCAACCGCCGCCTCACCCGGCTCTTCTTCGAGACCCTGGGCGACCCTTTCCAGCCCTTCATCTTCGGCCAGAAATCCTTTCCGGTGCGCATGGCGGTGAAGTACCGGATCCCCCTCATCATGTACGGCGAGAACGGCGAGGTGGAGTACGGCGGCGACAAGAAGAACGAGAACAGCCCCACCCACAACCTGGGGGATGATCTCGTCCGCCACTACTTCTCCGGCATCGGCCCGGAGGACCTCCTGGAGCACGGCTTCACCCCCGGCGACCTGGCGCCGTATCTCTTTCCGTCGCAGGAAGAGCTCCGGGAGAGCGGCATCCAGTGCCACTTCTACGGCTACTACCACAAGTGGATTCCCCAGGAGAACTATTACTACGCTGCCGAGCACTGCGGCTTTGTCGCCAACCCGGAGCGCAGCGAGGGCACCTATTCCAAGTACGCCTCCCTGGATGACAAGCTGGACGGCTTCCATTACTACCTCATGTTCATCAAGTTCGGCATCGGCCGCGCCACCTCCGACGCGGCTCACGAGATCCGGGACGGCCACATCACCCGGGAGGAAGGGGTGGCCCTGGTGCGGCGCTACGACGGCGAGTTTCCGAAGCGGCACTTCCGGGATTTTCTGGACTACTGTGATCTCACTGAGGAGCGATTCTGGGAGATCGTCGACCGCTTCCGCTCCCTCCACCTCTGGGAGCGGACGAACGGGGTCTGGCGCCTCAAGCACCAGGTGGACAACCCGCCAGCGGCAGATCGGCGGGCGGAGATCCGGCCGCACAGCCTGCCGGCGGTGGTCGTGCAGTGA
- the hisH gene encoding imidazole glycerol phosphate synthase subunit HisH — translation MPHAHDNRIAVIDYGAGNLFSVVRALAHLGAQVTVADGPAALAAAPRAILPGVGAFGEAMAQLTDRGLVPAIRDFVAAGRPFLGICLGMQLLFSASEEFGLHAGLDLLAGRVTRLASRQDAQGYRLKVPHVGWNRVLITPEGRTSAAALLAGIPDGRFFYFVHSFVAKPADPTWQAAVSRYGDQTFCSLVARDRLFGCQFHPERSGALGLAVYRNFLTLAG, via the coding sequence ATGCCACACGCTCATGACAACCGGATCGCCGTCATCGATTACGGCGCTGGCAATCTGTTCAGCGTCGTCCGGGCGCTTGCCCATCTGGGCGCCCAGGTGACTGTGGCTGACGGCCCGGCCGCCCTGGCGGCGGCGCCCCGGGCGATCCTGCCCGGGGTCGGTGCCTTTGGTGAGGCCATGGCGCAGTTGACCGACCGGGGGCTGGTGCCGGCCATCCGCGATTTCGTGGCCGCGGGCCGGCCGTTTCTGGGCATCTGCCTGGGCATGCAGCTGCTGTTTTCCGCCAGCGAGGAGTTCGGCCTGCATGCCGGGCTCGATCTTCTGGCCGGCCGGGTGACCCGACTGGCCTCCCGCCAGGATGCCCAGGGCTATCGCCTCAAGGTGCCCCATGTGGGCTGGAACCGGGTCCTGATCACCCCGGAGGGCCGGACGTCGGCCGCGGCGCTTCTGGCCGGCATCCCGGACGGCAGGTTCTTCTATTTCGTTCATTCCTTCGTGGCCAAGCCGGCGGATCCCACCTGGCAGGCGGCGGTCAGCCGCTACGGCGACCAGACCTTCTGCTCCCTGGTGGCCCGGGATCGGCTCTTCGGCTGCCAGTTCCATCCCGAGCGCAGCGGCGCCTTGGGGCTGGCGGTCTACCGCAACTTCCTGACCCTGGCCGGCTGA
- a CDS encoding ATP-binding protein: MPRSTYQRLLLEEMHATERWENQPAKDWDVSRLDHREMVLTLEESIRRGRLDDPGTREPLEILRGLGLLVDGHCLSRAAVALFCKDEEPLPDFPQLLLKVARFKGVTRDEFLDNRQFHGNAFALMRRAERFLIESLPIAGRIVPGQMEREDTPLLPVEALREALANAFVHRDYAVGGGSVGVALYDDRLEIISIGELHFGLTPEALFREHESKPWNPMIARTFYRRGIIETWGRGTLKIARLMQESGHAPPTVSVRGGAVIVTFRLPAIERKRLKTPVKTPAAILELLRERPDLSAAQLATRLGRSKSAVERAVRKLREANRLVRIGPDRGGRWQVVD, encoded by the coding sequence ATGCCGCGCAGCACCTACCAGCGATTACTGCTGGAGGAGATGCACGCCACGGAGCGCTGGGAGAATCAGCCCGCCAAGGATTGGGACGTGTCCCGTCTCGACCACCGTGAGATGGTGCTGACCCTGGAGGAGTCCATCCGCCGGGGTCGGCTGGACGACCCGGGCACCCGCGAGCCGCTGGAGATCCTGCGTGGCCTGGGGCTGCTGGTGGACGGCCATTGCCTGTCCCGTGCCGCTGTCGCCCTGTTCTGCAAGGACGAGGAGCCGTTGCCGGACTTTCCGCAGCTGCTGCTCAAGGTGGCGCGGTTCAAAGGCGTGACCCGCGACGAGTTCCTGGACAACCGGCAGTTCCACGGCAATGCCTTCGCGCTGATGCGCCGGGCGGAGCGCTTCCTGATCGAATCCCTGCCAATCGCCGGACGCATCGTGCCCGGCCAGATGGAGCGAGAGGATACGCCCCTGCTGCCGGTAGAGGCGCTGCGCGAGGCCCTGGCCAATGCCTTCGTGCATCGGGATTATGCTGTCGGCGGCGGCTCGGTAGGCGTGGCGCTCTATGATGATCGCCTGGAGATCATCTCCATCGGCGAGCTGCATTTCGGCCTGACGCCGGAGGCCCTGTTCCGCGAGCACGAATCGAAGCCGTGGAACCCCATGATCGCCCGCACCTTCTATCGCCGAGGCATCATCGAGACCTGGGGGCGCGGCACGCTGAAGATCGCGCGCCTGATGCAGGAGTCCGGGCATGCACCGCCCACGGTGTCTGTGCGCGGAGGAGCCGTGATCGTGACCTTCCGCCTGCCGGCGATAGAAAGGAAGCGGCTGAAAACGCCGGTGAAAACGCCAGCCGCGATTCTGGAGCTGCTGCGGGAGAGGCCTGACCTGTCGGCGGCGCAGCTGGCAACGCGCTTGGGCAGGTCGAAGAGCGCCGTCGAGCGTGCCGTGCGCAAGCTGCGCGAGGCCAATCGTCTGGTACGCATCGGTCCCGACCGGGGCGGACGATGGCAGGTGGTCGATTGA